In one window of Ferriphaselus amnicola DNA:
- the ftsB gene encoding cell division protein FtsB: MRIITIILVALILLLQYPLWLGKGGWMKVREFGQQLEVEKQANQKIHERNALMDAEVRDLKQGTEAIEEHARSKMSMIKQGEVFFQFTENQPAPASAVVETPPALPSRD; the protein is encoded by the coding sequence ATGCGTATCATCACCATCATTCTGGTCGCTCTGATCCTGCTATTGCAGTATCCGCTTTGGTTGGGCAAGGGCGGCTGGATGAAGGTACGCGAGTTCGGTCAGCAGCTTGAGGTCGAGAAACAAGCTAACCAGAAGATTCATGAGCGCAACGCTCTGATGGATGCCGAAGTGCGCGACTTAAAGCAGGGCACCGAGGCCATCGAGGAACATGCCCGCAGCAAAATGAGCATGATCAAGCAGGGCGAGGTGTTCTTCCAGTTCACCGAGAATCAGCCCGCTCCCGCTTCGGCGGTTGTCGAAACCCCGCCCGCGCTGCCCAGCCGAGACTGA
- the recQ gene encoding DNA helicase RecQ, with the protein MPTAQQTLQEVFGYAAFRGAQQSIVEHVVAGGDALVLMPTGGGKSLCYQIPALLRSGVGIVVSPLIALMQDQVDALKQLGVSAAFLNSSLDAEAAREVYRQIHRGELKLLYVAPERLMTEGFLSLLDEMYRESSIALFAIDEAHCVSQWGHDFRPEYRALTVLHEHFPDVPRIALTATADAPTRREIVERLSLEQAQQFVSSFDRPNIRYRVTQKANARQQLRSFLEMEHPEDAGIVYCLSRKKVEETAAWLQEQGWDALPYHAGLDAATRNQNQRRFLREEGVIMVATVAFGMGIDKPNVRFVAHLDLPKSMEGYYQETGRAGRDGLPANAWMAYGLGDVVSMRQMLLSGDAPEERKRVELQKLDALLGFCESTDCRHQTILRYFGEQHPGDCGQCDNCLSPVDTWDATEAARMALSCVYRTGQRFGVAHLIDVLLGKATPKVEQFNHQQLSTFGIGNGLTQQQWSSVYRQLVAAGLISVEMEAYGGLRLAETARPVLRGEQEVWLRRDAEPTKRRNTKAERGSRLREAFAHVHEDPLWQALKTKRMELAKEQGVPPYVIFHDSTLLEILNHKPQTMAEMGRISGVGQAKLAKFGNAFLQVVAE; encoded by the coding sequence ATGCCGACAGCGCAGCAAACTCTTCAAGAAGTCTTTGGCTACGCCGCATTTCGCGGCGCTCAACAGAGTATCGTCGAGCATGTCGTTGCAGGGGGCGATGCCCTAGTGCTGATGCCCACCGGCGGTGGCAAATCCTTGTGTTACCAGATCCCTGCCTTGCTGCGTTCCGGGGTTGGTATCGTCGTTTCGCCGCTGATCGCCTTGATGCAGGATCAAGTGGATGCGCTCAAGCAGTTGGGCGTATCGGCGGCGTTCCTTAACTCCAGTTTGGATGCCGAAGCTGCCCGCGAGGTGTACCGACAGATACATCGCGGTGAATTGAAGCTGCTGTATGTCGCGCCGGAACGATTGATGACGGAGGGCTTCTTGAGTTTGCTGGACGAGATGTATCGAGAATCCAGCATCGCACTCTTTGCCATCGACGAAGCTCATTGCGTTTCGCAATGGGGGCACGACTTCCGCCCTGAATACCGCGCACTTACCGTATTACACGAGCACTTTCCTGATGTGCCGCGCATCGCCCTCACTGCGACTGCCGATGCGCCGACGCGGCGCGAGATCGTTGAGCGCTTATCGTTGGAGCAGGCGCAGCAGTTCGTTTCCAGTTTTGATCGACCAAACATCCGTTATCGCGTTACGCAGAAAGCCAATGCTCGTCAACAGTTGCGATCGTTTCTGGAGATGGAACATCCAGAGGATGCTGGCATCGTGTATTGCTTGTCGCGCAAGAAAGTCGAAGAGACAGCCGCTTGGTTGCAGGAGCAGGGCTGGGATGCGTTACCCTATCACGCTGGACTCGATGCGGCGACCCGCAACCAAAACCAAAGAAGGTTCCTGCGGGAAGAAGGCGTCATCATGGTCGCTACTGTTGCCTTCGGCATGGGCATCGACAAGCCCAACGTGCGCTTCGTCGCCCACCTCGACCTGCCCAAAAGCATGGAAGGTTATTACCAAGAAACGGGTCGTGCCGGCCGTGACGGTCTGCCTGCGAATGCGTGGATGGCCTATGGGTTGGGCGATGTGGTGTCCATGCGGCAGATGCTGTTGTCCGGCGACGCGCCGGAAGAGCGTAAGCGTGTCGAGTTGCAAAAGCTGGATGCGCTGCTAGGTTTCTGCGAGTCCACCGATTGCCGTCACCAGACCATCTTGCGCTATTTTGGCGAGCAACATCCTGGCGACTGCGGCCAGTGCGACAACTGCCTCTCGCCAGTGGATACTTGGGATGCTACCGAGGCGGCCCGCATGGCGTTGTCCTGCGTATATCGCACCGGACAACGCTTCGGTGTGGCTCATCTGATCGACGTCTTGCTGGGCAAAGCCACCCCCAAGGTCGAGCAGTTCAACCACCAACAACTGAGCACCTTCGGCATCGGAAACGGACTTACCCAGCAGCAATGGAGCAGCGTCTATCGCCAACTGGTCGCAGCGGGGCTCATCTCTGTGGAGATGGAGGCCTACGGTGGCTTGCGTTTGGCCGAAACCGCGCGCCCTGTATTGCGAGGAGAACAGGAAGTATGGCTGCGCCGCGATGCCGAGCCTACCAAACGGCGCAATACCAAGGCTGAGCGCGGCTCGCGTTTGCGCGAGGCTTTTGCCCATGTTCACGAAGATCCGCTGTGGCAGGCGCTAAAAACCAAACGTATGGAGCTTGCCAAAGAGCAGGGGGTGCCACCTTACGTCATTTTCCACGACAGTACCTTGCTGGAAATTCTCAACCACAAACCACAAACGATGGCCGAGATGGGGCGTATCAGCGGGGTCGGACAAGCCAAACTGGCGAAATTCGGCAACGCGTTCTTGCAGGTGGTGGCAGAGTAG
- the kdsA gene encoding 3-deoxy-8-phosphooctulonate synthase, translating to MKLCGFDVGLDKPLFLIAGPCVIESEQMALDTAGQLKEICAALNLPFIYKSSYDKANRSSGKSFRGFGVDAGLKILSEVKKQIGVPVLTDVHSEDEIAPVASVVDVLQTPAFLCRQTDFIHAVAKSGKPVNIKKGQFLSPWDMKNVVDKARDASGADNIMVCERGASFGYNNLVSDMRSLAVMRNTGCPVVFDGTHSVQLPGGQGSVSGGQREFVPVLARAAVAAGISGLFMETHPNPALAMSDGPNAFPLGHLKELLETLLVLDAAVKKQGLIEENVDLKNI from the coding sequence ATGAAACTGTGTGGATTTGATGTCGGCCTAGATAAACCACTGTTCTTGATCGCAGGTCCTTGTGTGATCGAGTCTGAGCAGATGGCGTTGGATACTGCTGGGCAGTTGAAAGAAATTTGCGCGGCATTGAACCTTCCGTTCATCTACAAGTCTTCGTACGACAAGGCGAATCGCAGTTCAGGTAAGTCGTTCCGTGGTTTTGGTGTCGATGCTGGGCTTAAGATACTGTCGGAAGTAAAGAAGCAGATCGGTGTGCCCGTACTGACCGATGTGCATAGCGAAGATGAGATCGCTCCCGTGGCTTCCGTGGTGGATGTGTTGCAAACGCCGGCATTCTTGTGTCGGCAGACGGATTTCATCCACGCTGTGGCGAAATCCGGCAAGCCGGTGAATATCAAGAAAGGCCAGTTCTTATCGCCTTGGGATATGAAGAATGTGGTCGATAAGGCGCGCGATGCTAGCGGTGCGGACAACATCATGGTGTGCGAACGGGGTGCCTCGTTTGGTTACAACAACTTGGTATCGGATATGCGTTCGCTGGCAGTGATGCGCAATACTGGGTGTCCGGTGGTGTTCGATGGCACTCATTCGGTGCAGTTGCCGGGTGGTCAGGGTTCGGTTTCAGGCGGACAGCGCGAATTCGTGCCGGTGTTGGCGCGGGCAGCGGTGGCAGCGGGCATCTCTGGTCTATTCATGGAGACACACCCGAATCCGGCTCTAGCCATGTCGGATGGGCCGAATGCCTTCCCCTTGGGGCATCTGAAAGAATTGTTGGAAACACTGCTGGTGCTGGATGCGGCAGTGAAGAAGCAGGGTTTAATCGAAGAAAATGTTGATTTGAAGAATATCTGA
- a CDS encoding EAL domain-containing protein: MKPPLTIRAQLFALVAAIAVPMIGILAYTIYDAAQQRVVEAKLTAHMLAAATASDVNRVLASNRDFLVQMAKRPLIRKMDARNCDQVLWDFRGLFPKSANMTVIDMKGTAICSAVPQPGGKPVSVAKAPWFKRSLVQDELVVSDPFFGPITGRWVTVLTYPIHDDHGKKIGFLGLPLDLALYEPNLSNVPMIPSTAIGIVTEDGAFVWRNLDTEKWVGKKHTNNKTLNNILAGRDGEMEGIDSVPRLYHVDRVEDSGWTVYVGIPTSYVYSQLREAVLRNVLLGLSSLLLIFGVAWLIARQISRPIGALAVASRALRQGHEDARAEIDGPPEIREVAQEFNEMLNVRLKATAALRASEAKLSEALRIARMGHWEYEVASDEFIFNDQYYSLHETTAVAMGGYRMRSADFARRLVHPDSTSQVGATIQLALKSDDQNALIQVEARILCPSGEMRWVQVRLRIEKNDQGEVARLIGVNQDITEHKHSEQTQVRLNRALKLLSDCNTALVHAVDESTLLKDICGLIVAEGGYRMAWVGYAEHDAEKSVRPVAQCGDESEYLSVVGIRWSDIEQGRGPTGTAIRTGQTDINPDFRTHSRMALWREAALERGYLSSIALPLNNRTHILGALTIYSGEEDAFGAEEVRLLEELANDLAYGIETLRTRVEHEEAEKQLEFLAHHDMLTGLPNRLLLRDRYEQAIAQADRMHSGVAVLFLDLDNFKQVNDTLGHNYGDQLLVHVVERLRGCLRDADTISRQGGDEFVILLTNLRDLAVISGIAQQIIETFTTPFEIDTYSINTTFSIGVSLYPDDGKEFDMLLRNADTALYQAKDSGRDTYRFFSEKMSIDAQEQLQLQGQLRSAVKNQEFILHYQPQIDIASGRLIGTEALVRWQHPELGLLPPGKFIPLAERSGLVIPMGDWVLSEACRQAQVWRDKGHALVMAVNLSALQFKRGNLLETVSHALKRSGLPAELLELELTESILLQDIDVAIKTLRSLRDMGVKLSIDDFGTGYSSLSYLKRLAVNKLKIDQSFVRDLAEDVDSAAIVRAIIQLGHTLQLTVIAEGVETDAQLAFLRNYGCDEAQGYLYSRPVPATEFVKLLS, translated from the coding sequence ATGAAACCACCCCTCACAATACGCGCACAATTGTTTGCCTTGGTGGCTGCCATTGCTGTGCCTATGATCGGCATACTGGCTTATACGATCTACGACGCCGCCCAACAGCGCGTCGTCGAGGCTAAATTGACCGCCCACATGCTCGCTGCCGCAACGGCTTCTGACGTCAATCGCGTACTGGCCTCCAACCGAGATTTTCTGGTGCAGATGGCAAAACGTCCGCTCATCCGCAAGATGGACGCACGTAACTGCGACCAAGTGCTGTGGGATTTCCGCGGGTTATTTCCGAAATCTGCGAACATGACCGTGATTGATATGAAGGGTACGGCGATCTGTTCCGCAGTCCCCCAGCCGGGCGGTAAACCGGTCTCGGTCGCCAAGGCCCCGTGGTTTAAAAGGTCTCTCGTACAGGATGAGTTAGTGGTGAGCGACCCGTTCTTCGGCCCTATCACGGGTAGATGGGTGACCGTGCTGACCTACCCTATCCATGATGACCACGGCAAAAAAATCGGCTTCCTTGGGCTGCCGCTCGATCTTGCCTTGTACGAACCCAATCTCTCCAATGTGCCGATGATCCCATCCACCGCCATCGGTATCGTGACGGAAGATGGGGCATTTGTCTGGCGCAACCTTGATACCGAGAAGTGGGTGGGGAAAAAACATACAAACAACAAGACGCTCAATAATATCCTCGCCGGAAGAGATGGAGAAATGGAAGGCATTGATTCGGTGCCGAGGCTCTATCACGTCGATAGAGTAGAGGATTCCGGTTGGACGGTGTATGTCGGCATCCCAACCAGTTATGTCTATTCTCAGCTGCGTGAAGCGGTGCTAAGAAATGTGCTGCTGGGGTTGAGCAGTTTGTTGCTTATTTTTGGAGTCGCATGGTTGATCGCACGCCAGATATCGCGGCCCATTGGTGCGTTGGCGGTAGCCTCACGCGCGCTCAGGCAGGGCCACGAAGATGCTAGAGCTGAGATAGATGGGCCGCCCGAGATCAGAGAAGTGGCGCAGGAGTTCAATGAGATGCTCAATGTGCGCTTGAAGGCGACCGCCGCATTGCGAGCGAGCGAAGCGAAACTTTCGGAAGCGTTGCGAATCGCTAGGATGGGGCACTGGGAGTACGAGGTGGCCAGCGACGAATTCATCTTTAACGACCAATACTATTCGCTGCATGAAACCACTGCTGTGGCAATGGGAGGCTATCGCATGCGCTCGGCAGATTTTGCCCGGCGCTTGGTTCATCCAGATTCGACATCCCAAGTGGGTGCAACGATCCAGCTTGCGCTTAAATCTGACGATCAGAATGCGCTGATCCAAGTCGAGGCGCGCATCCTATGCCCCAGCGGCGAGATGCGCTGGGTGCAGGTGCGTCTCAGAATTGAAAAGAACGATCAGGGTGAGGTCGCTCGATTGATCGGGGTGAATCAGGACATTACTGAACACAAACATAGCGAGCAAACTCAGGTAAGGCTCAATCGTGCGCTCAAGCTGTTGAGCGATTGCAATACGGCGCTGGTACATGCCGTGGATGAATCAACGCTGTTGAAGGATATCTGCGGCCTCATCGTCGCGGAAGGCGGCTATCGCATGGCATGGGTAGGCTATGCAGAGCACGATGCAGAGAAGTCTGTGCGTCCGGTCGCACAGTGCGGAGATGAGAGCGAGTATTTGAGTGTCGTCGGGATAAGGTGGTCGGACATTGAGCAAGGACGCGGCCCGACGGGTACGGCGATCAGAACTGGGCAGACTGATATCAATCCAGATTTCCGGACCCATTCACGCATGGCTCTGTGGCGCGAAGCTGCACTAGAGAGAGGTTACCTTTCCAGCATCGCTCTGCCATTGAACAATCGGACACATATATTAGGTGCGCTCACGATCTACTCTGGCGAAGAGGATGCATTCGGTGCGGAGGAGGTGAGGCTGCTGGAAGAGCTAGCCAACGATCTGGCTTATGGCATAGAAACTTTGCGTACTCGCGTCGAACACGAAGAGGCTGAAAAGCAACTGGAGTTCCTTGCGCATCACGACATGCTCACCGGCTTGCCCAACCGCCTGTTGTTGCGTGACCGCTACGAACAGGCGATCGCGCAGGCGGATCGGATGCACTCCGGCGTGGCGGTGCTGTTCCTTGATCTGGACAACTTTAAGCAGGTTAACGATACGCTCGGGCATAACTACGGCGACCAGTTGCTGGTGCATGTGGTCGAGCGTCTGCGCGGATGTCTGCGCGATGCCGACACCATTAGTCGTCAGGGCGGCGACGAGTTCGTCATCCTGTTGACCAATCTGCGCGACCTTGCCGTGATCAGCGGCATCGCACAGCAGATCATCGAGACGTTTACGACTCCGTTCGAGATCGACACCTATTCGATCAATACCACATTTAGTATCGGGGTGAGCTTATATCCTGACGACGGCAAGGAATTCGACATGCTGCTTCGTAATGCCGATACCGCGCTGTATCAGGCGAAAGACAGTGGACGTGATACCTACCGTTTCTTCTCTGAAAAGATGAGCATTGATGCGCAGGAGCAGTTGCAACTACAAGGACAATTGCGCAGCGCGGTGAAGAATCAGGAATTCATCCTCCACTATCAGCCGCAGATCGATATCGCCAGCGGGCGTCTCATCGGCACGGAAGCGCTGGTGCGCTGGCAGCATCCCGAACTTGGATTGCTCCCGCCAGGAAAATTCATCCCGCTGGCGGAGCGCAGTGGTCTTGTCATCCCGATGGGTGACTGGGTGCTTAGTGAGGCATGCCGCCAAGCCCAAGTCTGGCGCGATAAAGGTCATGCGCTGGTGATGGCGGTGAATCTCTCCGCACTACAGTTCAAGCGCGGCAACTTGCTGGAGACGGTTTCGCATGCGCTCAAACGCTCGGGTTTGCCGGCGGAGTTGTTGGAGCTGGAACTGACCGAGTCCATCCTACTGCAAGATATTGATGTTGCGATCAAGACCCTGCGCAGTTTGAGAGACATGGGCGTGAAGCTCTCCATCGATGACTTCGGCACAGGATACTCCAGCCTTTCGTATCTGAAACGGCTGGCGGTGAACAAGCTCAAGATCGACCAGTCTTTCGTGCGTGACCTCGCTGAGGATGTAGATTCCGCTGCCATCGTGCGCGCCATCATTCAGCTCGGTCATACATTGCAACTGACCGTAATCGCCGAGGGCGTGGAGACCGACGCGCAACTTGCCTTCTTGCGCAATTACGGTTGCGACGAGGCTCAGGGGTATCTATACAGTCGTCCAGTTCCTGCGACGGAGTTCGTCAAATTGCTCAGCTAA
- the eno gene encoding phosphopyruvate hydratase has product MSAIVDVVAREILDSRGNPTVEADVLLESGVMGRAAVPSGASTGAKEAIELRDGDKSRYLGKGVLQAVEYVNTEIAEAIIGLDASEQAFIDQTMIDLDGTENKSRLGANAILAVSMAVARAAAEDAGLPLYRYLGGSARMEMPVPMMNIINGGAHANNNIDMQEFMIIPVGAESFREALRCGAEVFHALKKLIDEKGMPTTVGDEGGFAPNLPSNESALQLIVEGIEAAGYVPGEDVAIGIDCASSEFYKDGLYHIDSEGLKLTSAQFVDYLANWVDKYPVITIEDGMSEHDWDGWKLLTDRLGDDVQLVGDDVFVTNTKILREGIRQGLANSILIKINQIGTLTETFAAIEMAKRAGYTAVISHRSGETEDSTIADIAVATNALQIKTGSLSRSDRMAKYNQLLRIEEDLGDCASYPGREAYYQLG; this is encoded by the coding sequence ATGAGCGCAATCGTAGATGTCGTAGCAAGAGAAATTCTGGACTCCCGTGGTAACCCGACGGTAGAGGCTGATGTGTTGTTGGAATCTGGCGTGATGGGGCGTGCAGCGGTGCCGTCTGGCGCTTCGACTGGCGCAAAAGAAGCCATCGAACTGCGTGACGGAGACAAGAGTCGTTATCTGGGTAAGGGCGTGCTGCAAGCGGTGGAATATGTGAACACCGAGATCGCCGAGGCGATCATCGGCTTGGATGCTTCCGAGCAAGCGTTCATCGACCAGACCATGATCGATCTGGATGGTACTGAGAATAAATCGCGTCTGGGCGCAAACGCCATTCTGGCCGTGTCGATGGCCGTGGCACGCGCTGCTGCTGAAGATGCTGGCCTGCCGCTGTATCGTTATCTGGGCGGTTCCGCGCGCATGGAAATGCCTGTGCCGATGATGAACATCATCAACGGCGGTGCGCATGCCAACAACAACATCGACATGCAAGAGTTCATGATCATTCCGGTGGGCGCTGAGAGCTTCCGCGAAGCGCTGCGATGTGGTGCCGAGGTGTTCCATGCCTTGAAGAAGCTGATCGACGAAAAAGGTATGCCGACCACCGTGGGTGACGAAGGCGGCTTTGCACCTAATCTGCCGAGCAACGAGTCCGCATTGCAATTGATCGTTGAAGGTATCGAAGCGGCGGGCTACGTGCCCGGCGAAGATGTCGCCATTGGCATCGACTGCGCCAGCTCCGAGTTCTATAAGGATGGCTTGTATCACATCGATTCCGAAGGTCTGAAGCTCACTTCGGCTCAATTCGTTGATTATCTGGCGAACTGGGTGGATAAATACCCCGTCATCACCATCGAAGACGGCATGAGCGAGCACGACTGGGACGGCTGGAAGCTGCTAACCGACCGTCTGGGCGACGACGTGCAACTGGTGGGCGACGACGTGTTCGTGACCAACACCAAGATCCTGCGCGAAGGTATCCGCCAAGGCTTGGCCAACTCCATCTTGATCAAGATCAACCAGATCGGCACCTTGACTGAAACCTTTGCCGCCATCGAAATGGCCAAGCGCGCGGGTTACACGGCTGTGATCTCGCACCGTTCCGGTGAGACTGAAGACAGTACCATCGCCGACATCGCTGTGGCGACCAATGCTTTGCAGATCAAGACTGGTTCTTTGTCGCGTTCTGATCGTATGGCGAAGTACAACCAACTGCTGCGTATCGAAGAAGATCTGGGCGATTGCGCCTCCTATCCCGGTCGTGAGGCGTACTACCAGCTTGGCTGA
- a CDS encoding zinc-finger domain-containing protein, protein MTAQSVVEVTAADLPLTCPTPSVSLWNNHPRVALAVEKTGEVRCPYCGTLYKFVGELPKGHH, encoded by the coding sequence ATGACCGCTCAATCCGTCGTTGAAGTCACCGCCGCCGACCTGCCGCTGACCTGCCCCACCCCGTCGGTGTCCTTGTGGAACAACCATCCACGCGTCGCGCTGGCCGTCGAGAAGACTGGCGAAGTACGCTGCCCGTATTGCGGCACACTGTATAAGTTCGTCGGCGAACTGCCCAAGGGACATCACTAA
- a CDS encoding branched-chain amino acid transaminase: protein MSMADRDGFIWYDGKLVPWRDATTHVLTHTLHYGMGVFEGVRAYKTTQGTAIFRLEEHTQRLMNSAYIFKMNMPYDKETLMEAQKEVVRANNLESCYLRPIAFYGSEAMGISATKVSTHVAVAAWPWGAYLGAEGMAKGIRVKTSSFTRHHVNVNMCRSKSVGTYTNSILAHQEVAHDGYDEALLLDVDGYVAEGAGENIFIVKKGKLYTPDLTSCLEGITRDTILTLAADLGLEVIQKRITRDEVYCAEEAFFTGTAAEVTPIRELDNRTIGAGCRGPITEKLQSLFFDIVGGKNDKYANWLAHV from the coding sequence ATGTCCATGGCCGACCGCGACGGTTTTATTTGGTATGACGGCAAGCTGGTACCTTGGCGCGATGCCACCACCCACGTCCTGACTCACACCCTGCACTACGGCATGGGCGTATTCGAGGGCGTCAGAGCCTACAAGACCACGCAAGGCACTGCCATCTTCCGCTTGGAAGAGCACACCCAGCGCCTGATGAATTCGGCTTACATCTTCAAGATGAACATGCCGTACGACAAGGAAACCCTGATGGAAGCGCAGAAGGAAGTGGTGCGCGCCAACAATCTGGAATCCTGCTACTTACGCCCGATCGCCTTTTACGGCTCGGAAGCGATGGGCATCTCTGCCACCAAGGTGAGCACCCATGTCGCCGTGGCTGCTTGGCCGTGGGGCGCGTATCTGGGTGCTGAAGGCATGGCCAAAGGCATCCGCGTCAAGACATCCAGCTTTACCCGTCACCACGTCAACGTGAACATGTGCCGTTCCAAGTCGGTCGGCACCTATACCAACTCTATCCTTGCGCATCAGGAAGTTGCTCACGACGGCTACGATGAGGCGCTGCTGCTAGACGTTGACGGCTACGTGGCCGAAGGCGCGGGCGAGAACATCTTCATCGTGAAAAAAGGCAAGCTGTACACGCCCGACCTGACTTCCTGTCTGGAAGGCATCACGCGCGACACCATTCTGACGCTGGCCGCCGACCTAGGTCTGGAAGTGATCCAAAAGCGCATCACCCGCGATGAAGTGTATTGCGCCGAAGAAGCATTCTTCACCGGCACAGCGGCTGAAGTGACTCCGATTCGCGAACTGGACAATCGCACCATCGGCGCAGGTTGCCGTGGCCCGATCACCGAAAAGCTGCAATCACTGTTCTTTGACATCGTCGGCGGGAAAAACGATAAATACGCCAACTGGCTCGCACACGTTTAA
- a CDS encoding CTP synthase: MTKFIFITGGVVSSLGKGIAAASLAAILESRGLKVTMLKLDPYINVDPGTMSPFQHGEVFVTEDGAETDLDLGHYERFISAKMRKANNFTTGQIYESVIRKERRGEYLGKTVQVIPHITNEIQAFVERGAAASHDGKADVAICEIGGTVGDIESLPFLEAARQMGLRLGRNSVAYVHLTLVPYIASAGELKTKPTQHSVQKLREIGISPTALLCRADRPIPDDERAKISLFANVHEDAVISVWDVDSIYKIPQILNEQGLDRIVCEELHLNARPADLAVWSKLVYALEHPTHEITIGMVGKYVELTESYKSLIEALRHAGIHTGTRVNIEYLDSENIETDGVGCLSKLDAVLVPGGFGKRGTEGKIAAIRYARENNVPYLGICLGMQLAVIEYARDVAGMADASSTEFDSDTTHPVVALITEWQDREGKIETRSENSDLGGTMRLGSQRCPIKAGTLAQRIYGDQVNERHRHRYEVNNHYVPALESSGLIISARTPSENLPEMMELPQSSHPWFVGVQFHPEFTSTPREGHPLFKAFVEAAVLQQTAA; this comes from the coding sequence ATGACTAAATTCATCTTCATTACCGGCGGCGTTGTATCTTCCTTAGGGAAAGGCATCGCCGCCGCTTCTTTGGCTGCGATCCTTGAATCGCGCGGTCTCAAAGTCACCATGCTCAAGTTGGACCCGTACATCAATGTCGATCCCGGCACGATGAGCCCGTTCCAGCATGGCGAAGTCTTCGTTACCGAAGACGGTGCCGAGACCGATCTCGACCTTGGCCATTACGAGCGCTTTATCAGCGCCAAGATGCGCAAGGCCAACAATTTCACCACCGGCCAGATCTATGAGAGCGTGATCCGCAAGGAGCGTCGCGGCGAATATCTGGGCAAGACGGTGCAGGTCATCCCGCACATCACCAACGAGATCCAAGCGTTCGTCGAACGCGGTGCAGCCGCTTCGCATGACGGTAAGGCCGATGTGGCGATCTGCGAGATCGGCGGTACGGTGGGCGACATCGAGTCGCTGCCGTTCCTCGAAGCCGCTCGCCAGATGGGCTTGCGTCTGGGACGCAACAGCGTCGCTTATGTGCATCTGACATTGGTTCCTTACATCGCCAGCGCCGGTGAGTTGAAGACCAAGCCGACCCAGCATAGCGTGCAGAAGCTGCGCGAGATCGGTATCTCACCGACCGCCTTGCTGTGCCGCGCCGACCGTCCCATCCCGGATGACGAGCGCGCCAAGATATCGCTGTTCGCCAACGTCCACGAAGACGCGGTGATCTCGGTCTGGGATGTGGACAGCATCTACAAGATCCCGCAGATACTCAACGAGCAGGGGCTGGATCGCATCGTCTGCGAAGAGTTGCACCTGAATGCGCGTCCTGCTGATCTGGCGGTGTGGAGCAAACTGGTCTATGCGCTGGAGCATCCGACGCACGAGATCACCATCGGCATGGTCGGCAAATATGTCGAACTGACCGAATCTTACAAGTCGCTGATCGAGGCACTGCGCCATGCGGGTATCCATACCGGCACGCGCGTCAACATCGAATATCTGGATTCCGAGAACATCGAGACCGACGGTGTCGGCTGTTTGAGTAAGCTTGATGCCGTGCTGGTTCCCGGTGGATTTGGCAAGCGTGGCACGGAAGGCAAGATCGCTGCCATCCGTTACGCCCGTGAGAACAACGTGCCTTATTTGGGTATCTGTCTGGGGATGCAGTTGGCAGTGATCGAATATGCACGCGATGTCGCGGGTATGGCAGATGCCAGCAGCACCGAGTTCGATTCCGATACCACCCATCCGGTAGTGGCACTTATCACCGAGTGGCAAGACCGTGAAGGCAAGATCGAGACCCGCAGCGAGAATTCCGACTTGGGCGGCACCATGCGTCTGGGATCTCAGCGTTGCCCGATCAAAGCGGGCACTCTGGCACAGCGCATCTACGGCGACCAAGTCAACGAGCGCCATCGCCATCGCTACGAGGTCAACAACCATTACGTACCTGCGCTGGAATCATCCGGCCTCATCATCTCAGCACGCACACCGAGCGAGAACCTGCCAGAGATGATGGAGTTGCCGCAAAGCAGCCATCCTTGGTTCGTCGGCGTGCAGTTCCACCCGGAATTCACTTCAACGCCACGCGAGGGACATCCGCTGTTCAAGGCTTTTGTCGAAGCCGCTGTCTTGCAGCAGACTGCAGCATGA